The following proteins come from a genomic window of Malus domestica chromosome 02, GDT2T_hap1:
- the LOC103403867 gene encoding peroxidase 51-like — protein sequence MGRFHLILVWSLCISLCLLLCPTSAQLKTNYYANICPNVESIVRDAVTKKFQQTFVTVPGTLRLFFHDCFVEGCDASVIVASTANNKAEKDNPDNLSLAGDGFDTVIKAKAAVDAVPQCKNKVSCADILALATRDVIGLSGGPSYSVELGRLDGLSSTSTSVNGKLPKSTFNLNQLNSLFASHGLSQADMVALSGAHTLGFSHCNQFSNRIYSNPVDPTLNKTYATQLQQMCPKNVDPDIAIDMDPTTPRKFDNVYFQNLVEGKGLFTSDQVLYTDSRSQPTVRTWAKNNAAFNQAFITAMTKLGRVGMKTGKNGNIRRDCSVFN from the exons ATGGGTCGATTTCATCTTATTCTAGTATGGTCACTTTGCATCAGTTTGTGTCTACTcctttgtcccacatcggcgcAGCTCAAAACAAACTACTATGCCAATATCTGCCCCAACGTTGAAAGCATTGTCAGAGATGCGGTCACTAAGAAATTCCAGCAAACATTCGTCACAGTTCCGGGAACGCTCCGTCTCTTCTTCCACGATTGCTTTGTCGAG GGATGTGATGCTTCTGTTATAGTTGCTTCCACTGCAAACAACAAGGCAGAAAAGGACAATCCAGATAATCTGTCATTAGCCGGAGATGGGTTTGATACGGTGATCAAAGCGAAAGCAGCCGTTGACGCAGTTCCTCAATGCAAAAACAAAGTCTCTTGTGCTGATATTCTTGCCTTGGCCACCAGAGATGTTATTGGTTTG TCTGGGGGACCTTCATATTCTGTTGAGTTGGGAAGATTGGATGGACTAAGCTCAACTTCTACAAGTGTAAATGGGAAGCTACCCAAGTCAACCTTCAATTTGAACCAGCTCAATTCCCTGTTTGCTTCCCATGGGTTATCCCAAGCTGACATGGTTGCTCTTTCAG GGGCACACACCCTTGGGTTCTCTCATTGCAACCAGTTCTCAAATCGGATTTACAGTAACCCAGTGGACCCCACGCTGAACAAAACGTACGCAACGCAGCTCCAACAAATGTGTCCCAAAAATGTAGACCCCGACATAGCCATCGACATGGACCCAACCACGCCCAGGAAGTTTGACAATGTATACTTTCAGAATCTTGTGGAAGGGAAAGGATTATTTACCTCGGACCAGGTCCTTTATACGGACAGCAGATCCCAGCCCACGGTAAGAACGTGGGCCAAAAACAATGCAGCGTTTAACCAGGCCTTTATTACCGCTATGACCAAGCTGGGCCGTGTCGGAATGAAGACCGGCAAGAACGGTAATATTCGTCGCGATTGCAGTGTTTTTaattaa
- the LOC103403874 gene encoding scarecrow-like protein 32: MMNKNQTHRTRPWPGFPTPKSLGTNFGDANCMEQLLVHCANAIETNDATLTQQILWVLNNIAPQDGDSNQRLTCAFLRALIARAARIGSCKVLAAMANSQANFTIHTHKFSVIELASFIDLTPWHRFGFTAANAAILEAVEGYSVVHIVDLSLTHCMQIPTLVDAIASRQDANVSPPLLKLTVAGTTEDIPPMLDLSYEELGFKLVNFARSRNIVLEFRVIPSSYTDGFANLIQQLRVQNLVYAESGEALVVNCHMMLHYIPEETLTLPSINLNPSSSGSTSSYAFDVASSSSSTTPSLRTMFLKALRGLDPTIVVLVDEDADLTSNNLVCRLRSAFNYLWIPYDTVDTFLPRGSKQRQWYEADVCWKIENVIAYEGFQRVERLEPKCRWVQRMRNANFRSVLFGEDAVSEVKAMLDEHAAGWGLKREDEDVVLTWKGHNVVFATAWIPA, from the coding sequence ATGATGAACAAAAACCAAACCCACCGTACGCGTCCGTGGCCCGGCTTCCCGACCCCAAAGTCCCTCGGAACAAACTTCGGCGACGCTAACTGCATGGAGCAGCTGCTTGTCCACTGTGCCAACGCCATCGAAACCAACGACGCCACCCTCACCCAGCAGATCCTCTGGGTCCTCAACAACATCGCCCCACAAGACGGCGACTCCAACCAGCGCCTCACCTGCGCGTTTCTCCGTGCCCTCATAGCCCGCGCAGCCCGAATCGGAAGCTGCAAGGTCCTCGCAGCCATGGCCAACTCCCAAGCCAACTTCACCATCCACACTCACAAGTTCTCAGTCATTGAGCTCGCCTCCTTCATCGACTTGACCCCGTGGCACAGGTTTGGATTCACCGCCGCAAATGCAGCAATTCTAGAAGCCGTTGAAGGGTATTCTGTGGTTCACATTGTTGACCTGAGCTTGACGCATTGCATGCAAATCCCAACTCTTGTCGACGCCATTGCCAGCCGTCAGGACGCTAATGTGAGTCCTCCGTTGCTGAAGCTCACTGTGGCAGGTACCACGGAGGACATTCCTCCAATGCTGGACCTCTCTTACGAGGAACTAGGTTTCAAGTTGGTTAATTTCGCCAGGTCCAGAAATATAGTTTTAGAGTTTAGGGTCATCCCGTCAAGTTACACCGACGGGTTTGCCAACCTGATTCAACAACTCCGCGTGCAAAATTTAGTATATGCGGAGAGTGGTGAGGCGCTTGTCGTGAACTGCCACATGATGCTTCACTACATTCCTGAAGAGACATTAACACTTCCGTCAATCAATCTGAATCCAAGCAGTAGTGGTTCGACTAGCTCTTACGCTTTCGATGTAGCATCGTCCTCTTCGAGTACTACTCCATCGCTAAGGACAATGTTTCTAAAAGCGCTTCGGGGTTTGGACCCAACGATTGTGGTTTTAGTGGACGAAGATGCGGATTTGACATCGAATAATCTAGTGTGTAGATTGAGGTCGGCCTTCAACTACCTGTGGATACCTTACGACACCGTGGACACATTTTTGCCCCGGGGAAGCAAGCAGAGGCAGTGGTATGAGGCGGATGTGTGTTGGAAGATTGAGAACGTGATAGCGTACGAAGGGTTTCAGAGGGTGGAGAGGCTCGAGCCGAAATGCAGGTGGGTGCAGCGGATGCGAAACGCCAACTTTCGAAGCGTTTTGTTCGGGGAAGATGCGGTTTCGGAAGTGAAGGCCATGCTTGATGAACATGCAGCTGGTTGGGGATTGAAGAGAGAAGACGAAGATGTTGTGCTTACATGGAAAGGGCACAATGTTGTGTTTGCCACTGCTTGGATACCTGCTTGA
- the LOC108174672 gene encoding ISWI chromatin-remodeling complex ATPase CHR11-like isoform X1 yields the protein MRDYQLAGLNWLIRLYENGINGILADEMRLGKTLQTISLLGYMHEFRGITGPHMVVAPKSTLGNWMNEIRLFCPILRAVKFLGNPDERKHIREDLLVAGNFDVCVTSFEMAIMCVRSLLALY from the exons ATGAGGGATTACCAATTGGCTGGTTTGAACTGGCTCATACGACTCTACGAAAATGGAATAAATGGAATCCTTGCAGATGAAATG AGGCTTGGTAAAACATTGCAAACCATCTCCTTATTGGGATACATGCATGAGTTTAGAGGAATAACTGGCCCTCATATGGTGGTTGCTCCAAAGTCAACTCTTGGAAACTGGATGAATGAGATTCGGCTTTTTTGCCCCATCTTGCGTGCTGTGAAGTTTCTTGGTAATCCTGATGAAAGA AAGCATATACGTGAGGACCTACTAGTTGCTGGGAATTTTGATGTATGTGTTACAAGTTTTGAAATGGCCATCATGTGTGTTAGGTCACTCTTAGCTTTGTATTAG
- the LOC108174672 gene encoding ISWI chromatin-remodeling complex ATPase CHR11-like isoform X2, producing the protein MRDYQLAGLNWLIRLYENGINGILADEMRLGKTLQTISLLGYMHEFRGITGPHMVVAPKSTLGNWMNEIRLFCPILRAVKFLEAYT; encoded by the exons ATGAGGGATTACCAATTGGCTGGTTTGAACTGGCTCATACGACTCTACGAAAATGGAATAAATGGAATCCTTGCAGATGAAATG AGGCTTGGTAAAACATTGCAAACCATCTCCTTATTGGGATACATGCATGAGTTTAGAGGAATAACTGGCCCTCATATGGTGGTTGCTCCAAAGTCAACTCTTGGAAACTGGATGAATGAGATTCGGCTTTTTTGCCCCATCTTGCGTGCTGTGAAGTTTCTTG AAGCATATACGTGA